The genomic DNA AGAGTAATGATTTCAGCTTTCAAAACTTACATTTCCATGGGATGTTCCAGGTAAATAAATCCAGTACCCTCCGAAAAGGGCTTCTTCTAATCATTGGTAAAATCCATTGATTTAACTATTGAACAATGTAACAATTCAACAAGACATGAAAAGAGGGAGATGTTTGTCCTTCTTGTATAATTTCTGTCCTCACATGCCTGAAGAAGAAGAGGCCTCAAGTGAAGGGGAAACAAGAAAGCTAAGTTTGGAAATTGCATGCAGAATAGGTCAGAGTTTGATAATATGAACAAAAGAGTAAGTAGTGAACATGTGATAGAACAGAAAATTGTCAAAACTTGAGTACTCTCTTGTTCTTTTCTCTCATACTGTTGCTTAAATAGAACTGCTCTGATTGTGTATCAGAAAGAGAAATTTTAGACACTTTTAGTTATTCCAGTTTCCTCAAATCTTTGCAATTCAAGAAATTTACCCAATAAAATCTGATTCAATTTTCATCCCTTCTAGTGGGCTAATTGTAGTTTTGGCTTCAAAGTCTGTAGAGTCTTTGCATTGGTAACACAAAAGACTAGAAATTCAATATCTTCACAGCACCAGTTGTCCTTTGTTCTTTCATGCAAGCGGGATACTGTGGCAAAAATTACCTGTGATACTATAAAATGGATGACAGCCCAGCAAAAGAAGCTTCTGCTATCTATTTCATTAATATTGCTACcaacttaataaattttctcTTCGGACAAGATGACAAATCTCTGCAAATTGTGTTCGGGAAATGTCCAACCTGTTATTGAAGGTATCTGTGCCCCATAATcttcaaattgaaattgatgGCGGGACCTTTGGCAAAATGTCAAAACTAAACTTCTAATTTACCTAATACAATAGTTGTAGGATTAGTcattaaacctaaattttcaactACTTGGTGTGGTTGACTCTAAAGACACAGTCCGACTCAAATAAGGTTTtctctttacaaaaaaaaaaattgatggcAGGGCATTGAACATGTGAAGCTGAAAACCAGAAGCTAGGAATGAAGATACAGAGACCTACCTAACTTTGAGGTCATAAGTAAGTTTCAAATCATCGTCACAGTAGAGATTAATCAGACCCAGATTGAGAATTCAATATAATAAGGATGTTGGACTTTAGTAATAATGCAGTTCATTCATTGATCTGGAAATGCACATGTTACATCCATTATTGAATGCTCTATTTGAAATTATCATTGCAAATGAAGACTGCACTTTTCACATATGcctgtttttttctttctttatattaaaGTCCTTCTAATGctagattttgataataatgTTTGATTCTGTAATatatagttaatatttttataatatgacaGGTTTCATCTCTTCAGAAAGTAAATTCAAACTTCATTCATTAAAAATTCCTCTGCTATTACATGGGTTAATCTTATACTCACATATTTATTACAGCCAAATTCTTGGTGATGATTAACTTGTGCAATAAATCTTCAGAAATATAAATTCCCCACTACCATAACTCCTGAACTGACGACAAGAGAAGACTTGTCATTACAGTAGTCAATGATCAAATTATAGTGAAGAAAGCCTTCAgctaatttaattgattatttagaaGAGCTACTTTGGTGGTGCTGCCACAGAGGAGATGGAAAATAATTATGTCCTTTTTATAAGGGCCCAACCCACCCAAGGTTTCGTCATCTTTATCTGACCGAAAATCTGCATCAAACAATTTTGGAGATGTTGATCTTCAGCAGAATAAAGACGAATCGCTTCATCTCATCGTCAAACAAAGATTGGTTATCTTCGTCTTACAAAAATGAGATGGTGGAAAGGTTAACCGCATGAGAAGAAGATAGTGGAAAAGTCGGCCAACAGTGGGAACAGATTCTGATCgtcaaagaaagaagaaaaaaccctTAGGGGAAAAAGtaaacttttttaaacttttgattggagaaaatttttagttttttaaattaaagagaggataataagataaaattttattgttaaatgataattttatttttaaccttaatagaaaattttaataaaagaataaaattttaggtttttgaaattttgcgAGGGAGAGTTTGGAAATatactaaactttgggtggaaataagtcttttggctttttaaaAATTCCTTTGATTTGGAGAAAtcatatgcattttttttttataacaaagaaTCTCACCTGAATCGAACTACCCCTTCAAAGTCAaatcaatcatatcaaataggTAAAACCTTAGATCCAATGATCGATTCCATAGCATGATATGCATCTCTATCATGCTTATTTCCTCTTCTCTATTTCCTTTCAATCCAAATGGCGTTAATGACATAAATACACTTTTGAAATAAGCAGttttcatcaataaatatataaataagttattcATATCCCCACAAAGTCattctttcatattattataataatacatatgcTACTAAATATCTCAAAAGATTTACAGATTTTAATGACATATAAAGGCTCTTCACATGTCATGTAATTATCAAGCTTTTTCATCTGATGATCTGAGGATGAAAACCTTAGCCTTTGTTGCTGCTATTGCAAATTAGGCCTGCAAGTAAATGCAAAGAcacttagaaaatatttgaagaattcagttttCGATTCTCCTGGCTTAAAATACTTGCCTTGGTAGAGATATTGCTAGACAGCCAATCAAGACCTTCATAAAGTCCTTGCCCAGATGTGGCACAAGTTGCCTGAATATACCTGCACAGCTCAATTTTCAAATGCCAATAATCAGAGCAAAGTCACAAGTTTTTATCTAGATAGCATAGAAGCAGAAACGTAGAAATGCAGAAACttattcctaaaaaatataagaagcaaaatcatgaaaaaaagtataaatatgaaagatataagagatttttttttttttataaataccaaattttattaagaaaaacaatCTATCTTTCTtttaagaaatagaaaaaaaaagaattttttagttataataaaGTGTGCgcttaattaaataaacaatatatatcaaatttgatgAAGTCGATTTTTTAAGCATTCATCAACGGTTAGAGAAGCTAGAAATGGAAAggaaatgaattttaatttgaccGAAAGAAAAGGAGACGAAATCAAAGTTGGGGTTCAAAATTGTGAAGAAAAGTGTTgcatgaaaacattttttttcccttaaacgagtttaaaaatttttctataGTTATGAAATGGCCCCAAAATGTTTCTGCTAGTTTCGTAGTGTTTTAGAAAcagaaaagtttcaaaaactcagaAACGCACCATGTTTCTGTGCTTCCCAGGTTGTGATAATGAAATTTTGGACAGTGTATTTTGGTCCCTATTTATCtaaacaacaaaataatgttatactGCAATTTCCTTTATAAGTTTTATTATGAAGGAGAGTGATGCAATTAATCTTACCAACGACGCTGGCGAAGCGAGTGCAGGCCAAGTTTATCAGTGATTTCAGAGACAGTGAGGGCATTTGGGAGGTCTTGCTTGTTGGCAAATACAAGCAGTGTGGCATCACGAAGTTCATCCTGTAACATTGGAGGAAAAATTTTTCATAAGTTTATCAGACAAATGATTCCTATTTTTGTACCCTGAGAAATAAAGAAAACTGACCTCACTGAGCATCCGATGGAGTTCATCTTTGGCCTCTGTAATTCTTTCTCTGTCGTTACTGTCCACCACAAATATGAGGCCCTGTGTGTTCTGAAAATAGTGCCTCCACAGTGGTCTTATCTGCTTGCTCCatcattattaaaacaaaatattcttGTTAAGATTAagattatatgtacaaataaattatataaatacaaataaatcacAATTAATACAGATATATGGTGTATTGTACCTTGTCCTGTCCTCCAACATCCCACACTGTGAAGCTAACATTTTTGTATTCAACAGTTTCCACATTGAATCCTGGTTACAGGACAAAGTCCGAAATAAGTGCGAATCATAACCTAATAAAAATACAAGACTTATTTTATccattttaatatgtttatactTACAACACAAAACCTAACATGCcactagagatgacaatttaaCCTACAAAATTGGGTCTTTAGCATGTCCTTTCCTTTGGGGGAAAggaaaaaatgactaaaattcCTATAATTAGGAATAGGAATACTTATATCCATAATTCATTCTCCTTGGTTCATCCCCTCCTCgacatattctttaaatttttacttataaattacttttaaaaattttcaattattacgAATATGtaaaaatacttaataaatatttcattatttttctagtAGGAGTGTAAAGAAAAAGTATGAAAAATTCTTCCTATCAAGATGGGAGGAGAACGAAAGAAAAATTTTTCCGCGAGGAAAAGACGAGATTCCTTGTCATCCTTGAATGGGGATGGAAAAAAGGTTTCTCCTGTGAGAACGAGAATAAGGATTAAGTTATTCAACTCTTATCTAACTCATCATTATTTCTACATACGACTTGAAAGAGTAACGTAATTCCTCAAAAAATTTCATGTTTGTATTAAAAGTAATAACAAGAAACGTGATTGCTGGGTTCCAATGTAGAAGTCTAATTATCCTTGGAGAATTCATTCTAATTAACCcctatattaataattttacactATACTTTtagcaaaataattttaaaaaaagtaaaacattTCATCAATGCACAAGTTGAGTTTTAAGGTTTGAGATtgcattaaaaacaaaaaaaaaaggagatatATGAATGGAATAGATAAAAGCAAACATTTAGAGGACAAAAATACCAATGGTGGGAATGGTAGTAACAATTTCTCCAAGTTTAAGCTTGTAAAGAATGGTTGTTTTTCCAGCAGCATCAAGACCCACCATCAGAATCCTCATTTCTTTCCTGGCAAATAGAGATCTCACCAGTCTTGAAATTGCCAACCCCATTCTTCCTGTAAACCCTTCACCCACAATACTGTATCAGTACCAAACTACAAAgcaatttttgtttctttttataaatgaaGAAACTGGGTTAATTTAACAGACCTTGGAGACCAAAGAAGGGAAGCAAATAAACCTACATTCTCTTCATATTATATCATCTTATTAAGGCAAAAAAAGGTGGGAGAATAGGATTCGGATGAGGTTTGCTGAAGAATAAAGTTGACAACATTTGTTCTCGTACTTTCGGTGGTGGTAATTTTCTAAGCTTTAACCCACCGGATTCTCGATTCTTGCTACCAAGTTGAGCCAGAAAGAAAATTCCAATTGTGCTATACGATACGAAACTGAGTTCCACTTGTGCCAAGTGTTCGAATGCTAAAACATGTGGAATCTTAAATGAAAGGATTTGGGTTTAAGATTTGACAGCGCCGTAGtgaacaaaaaagaagaatattaaccaacaaaaaaaaaaaaatcttttttaatgaCCAAAGAACCTTACCTGACTTTGTCAGATAGATAAACTTCAAATTGggtaattcaaaatttcactAACTATAGGATTATTGCAATTCCAATCTCCTCTAAAGAATCTTACAGCTCTATCACCCGTTACATTTTAAAGTATGACCGTAAATTTTACCAGGTATCTAGAACTTCTAAAGCATTTCCCGTATGCCTACAAACAAAATATGACTTAAAATGTTCCTAACGTTTAATACAAGTGAGAAAAGTcgcaatttcttttttttttcctggcaATTTGAAGAAGATCTTGCTGTCCAATTAGGAATTAACATGATAATTTACCCTGccacaaaacataaaacaaatgaACTGTCTAGATACATGTTGATGCAATTTCTCGTTGTTAATGTAGGCAATTCTATATCTTGCAAGAGTCATATTACAATAATAACagttaaaatatgaaaagattGGGTATATCTACTATAGTATATATTAATGTAgataaaaagaagcaaaaaaataaataaaacacagGATTTTTAATGTGGTTCGACCCAATAATCGAAATACATATGTTCAAGGTGTTGGTAGTTGTTACTGATATGAGTATATTACAAAGAAATGATGATCCAATACAATTTTGTAATGTCACGTATGTGCTTCCTCCTCTCTTTCCCCTTCTATTTCATTTACACATGAtctttatgagagaaaatatgctcaaattcaattgaattagGACTATCTAAAAATTATgctacaattaaaattttaatatgaggAAATCTTGCATtcattaacaatattatatttacctAATTGCTCATCACTTGCCAAAACACCATTACCTCAAATGGGATCTTTATGAGTTGCAGGTCACTAAATAGAAAATACCTACTTAGTGTGAAGTTATCGctgggccaaaggactatttctcacccaagttttgatactTTTCCAAACTCACATCCACGAggtttaaaaaacccaaagttCTACCTATGGGTCAACtgccattaaatttttttattagagtcaggggtaaaatcatcattttactaataatattaaatatacataaattttttttctctaagtttgaaaaactaacaacttcacccttacttaaagttttctaactttgaaaagtcatatttccAGCCCCCTCTCCAAATTTTTTCTGCACCCCTTCTGGCACTATCTTCGATGTCAATGACCTCTCATCTTCACCCTAAATTAGTAGTCGTGCAAGGGAAACGATTTGAAACAAATCTTTTTGTTGAAGACAAAGAAATCTGGAATCTTTTTGCTGGAGACAAAGAGATCTTGAATCTCATCAtcggagatctcttcatctcatCGTCCAAGAGATCTATATCTCTTTGTCGCTTAATCTTTTCATCTCCGATGAAGAAATCTGCTCTAGATTGTTTTCCTTGCATTGGCCACTAGCTTAGGATGAAGAAGGAAGGTTATTGACGCAGGAGACAGAGGTCAAgggggagaagaaaaaaaactaaagttggAGGGGGAGAATATgacttttgaaagttaaaaaatttttaaaaaaagtgaaattgttaatttttaaaacttaagaaaaaaatataataaattttatattttttaaatattataagttaaataatgattttactcctgcttttaacataaaattttaactctaattaaCCTATGAATgaaactttgagttttttaaatctcataaatgttattttgaaaacaaatcaaaacttaagtgggaagtagtcctttggccttattgcTGCAGTCATTGATTTTTCGGAATCCAACCCCTGCCCTTCCATGTGTGACGTGTCACAACCTCATTGGCTaactttttaacaatttttttaattgcattTATTTTGTCACGTCAActttaaatatcatttatcttGGACAGTCAGCTGCGGCGATGGCGTCCGCCAAGACTCCACCACTGGTGTTGAGACTCTCCAACATATGAAAGGGAGATACTTGTTACTCTCCTAGTTTTTTAATTCATGTTGAAGGTTACATGATAAATCAGTTAGATGAATCTTCTGTTATTTTACTGCTCAATGAGAGTCTGTGGCTGTTGCTTAGCTTTTCAATCCTGACATTTCGTGTCAAAGGATCCTCTATATATCCTGccaatttaaattttggatcaAAGACCTTCAATCTTAAATTCAATCCAGATTAAAATTATGCTGATATCTTATAACCCTAAATTATCTAATTGATAACTCTAGCACCTCCACCTTACAACCGACAAAATCCATTTATAGATTCCCACAACTCCCGATGTATTTATTTTCGTATGGATTTCACTTCACCAAATAGGCTATTATCGGAAGAGTAACTAAAATggcaagagagagagatttcaagTATGAAAGGAAAAGTTCAAATCCTTTCTGgtaacaaatattattaaatgaccaaattttttttttttttaaaccaatgtGAGATAGAGCATAAAAAAATGGACCAGAAACTGAAAATCAGCACCTTACTCTTAAGGAGAATTAGAGAAGTTCTCTAaagattttacaaatcaaacaaaataactgAAAATCAGAAGCACATACAGAATTTTAGTGAAAGGTTGTCGCATTGTTGTATAAGAAGCATACTCTCTAATAGATGTAATTGTTGGCAAACCTGCATTTTTAATCCCTAGGATTTGAGTTCATCAGTAGGTCATAAGAGGTGACCCACTGCAATGAACATCGGAAACATCAGAAAGCCGTTGCCTTGGAGACAAGGTTGAGATGCCAGCAGCATCAACATCAACATTCacaatgtttttcctcttttgagTATCTGAACTTGCTTTCTCTTCTGATACCTCCGCAATCGGACTCAATGGCTCTGCTTCCTTCTGTTGCTGAGACAACATGGCTTGAGCTTCTGCCACCACCGATGCATCATCATCTGTGGCATACAGAATCCTTTTAATAGCTGCTACAATCTGTAAACACAAGCAATTGGTAATTAGCATATCATGTAGCAGTAATTTAAATATACGATgtacacatattttttagtacataattggATATATAGATGAGTAttacttcatttttatttcaaaattatttaatcatatgatgacacatcgtctgtgtactaaaaaatatgtacatataattttattatttaaatatttctgACTTTCCAACCACAAAAATATAGCCAGGAAAACGTTACAGGCGAGTGTTCAAACTCAGGACTCTGGCACAAAATTTCGATATCTCTCAGCTTTGCAAAGTAGAAGTCCCTCTCTTTTTCAAGGCTATCCACTGACAACTTCAACTCTGTGATCTGCATATGCGAAGTGGCATTAGACTCTTAATATTGTTAAACGAAAAAATCCATCTGTTCTGCTTCTTAAATTAATATGTCATATCTACCTGTTCATCATATGCTGGCACTGCAACAGAAGGCTTTGAAGCCTTAATTGCTTGAGTTGTTGGGTTTCCGGAAGACGTATCATTCCTTCGAGAATTTTGTGAGGACTGAGCTCTTGGAGTCGCTGTCGAACCTTTGTTTGTAGATTGTGATGCTGCAGATTTCTTGCTCGCTTCCTTCCCTCCTTTGCTGGCTTCTCTCCTTTCCAATGGATTATAGCTAACAACATTTTGAAAAACACTTCACTTGTACATTGCCCAATTATCAAAAAGACAAGATTCATTTACAAGGATCCTAGAACTTTGGTCTATTAATAAATACAGGAATAAGGAAAAAAGTAATCAGTACAATTACATTTATACTGCTTCATTCCAACAACAATATGAACAAAACTAACTAGTTGATGCCACAATTGACAAAACTCTAAAAGCAAGTTCAAATTGAGAACCAAAAACATGtttcttttagaatttttaacaGATCCACTGACTGGAAAATAATTTTccactttatatttaattgcaGAACACAATAACACCAATTCAAATTCTAATAGATATGAATTGGTTATGAAAATTAACGTTAAAGGTACAATGCATGAAGACATGATTTTCTGTCAATACCTATTAAGTGCTCAacgaaaattttatcaaaattatggAATCAATCTTTAAATTTGCACTATGATGACATTAAAAAGGTTCCAAATCAAAATCTCACGAGAAATAATATTCACATGCCTTCCGGTGCCAGAATTAGTCAAACTTACatcctttttcaattttagatCATGATGTTAAAGAGAAACaagatttaaattgaaataaatctCGTCATAGGGATAGAAAGGAATTTACCTGTGCATGAGGCCTCCATTAACAGAGTCGCAGTACCTCTTCATCCACTGCATGAACTCCAAGTTATCAAGCGGCCTTCCTTTAACCAGTTTGCTCACCTCAATATGCTAAATTCACAGGcagcaaaattataaaatttaacaaataattcgAAGATTAAGTGCACGTGTTTggcatattaaatattttaatacaaataatcaatttttcatattattcgCCAAACAATTGCAATTGGATTAAGATTATTTATAATCCAATAATCATATCAAACATGCAACAATTGATCATCATAGTCATTTACTCCCATAATTAATATCTGTAATTATAATCCAACAAAAATTTAAGGTGCAAAATTACAtaagtatttaaaaaagaaaaaagaaaaaagaaaaagaaattaacaacAAGAATATGAGTTAAACTAAACCTTGGTGATCTTAAGCTTGTTGAAGACGTCTTGAAGGACCTTGTAGTTTTGAATCATCTCGTACTCGTTCTTGGCATCAAAGTTGACTTTGTGCATCGGGACCATCCCTGGATGAACGGCATCCATGAGTTGGCAATGAACCGCACCGGAACATGCCTAAAGTTTCAATTCAAAGATCCAAACAAACTTTTCTCAATAACCGAAAATAATAGCAAAGAAATTAGGGTTagaaattgaagataaaagaaaaaccTCTTCGACTTTAGAGAGGTTGAGTTGAAGAGTGGAGTTAATCCAAGCGAGAATCTCCGATCTACCGACAAAGTAAGCCGAATCCATCATGCCAATATTTGTCGCCATTGTTTGTGGTGCTTCTCCCTCCTGTGTGTGAAAATGGTCTGTGTATTTTCTCTCTCCCTAACGGCTCTTTTGTTCTAGAAAGAGACTCAAAGGGGGAATTTAAACTGAGTGAAGGGCGGGactttttcaattcaaaattaattgtcTGACAAAACGGTTCAAACGTTGTGCGATCAACGCTCCTCTTATGAGTGTGGGCTGTCACAAGCC from Mangifera indica cultivar Alphonso chromosome 16, CATAS_Mindica_2.1, whole genome shotgun sequence includes the following:
- the LOC123198882 gene encoding microtubule-associated protein RP/EB family member 1C-like; the encoded protein is MATNIGMMDSAYFVGRSEILAWINSTLQLNLSKVEEACSGAVHCQLMDAVHPGMVPMHKVNFDAKNEYEMIQNYKVLQDVFNKLKITKHIEVSKLVKGRPLDNLEFMQWMKRYCDSVNGGLMHSYNPLERREASKGGKEASKKSAASQSTNKGSTATPRAQSSQNSRRNDTSSGNPTTQAIKASKPSVAVPAYDEQITELKLSVDSLEKERDFYFAKLRDIEILCQSPEFEHSPIVAAIKRILYATDDDASVVAEAQAMLSQQQKEAEPLSPIAEVSEEKASSDTQKRKNIVNVDVDAAGISTLSPRQRLSDVSDVHCSGSPLMTY
- the LOC123198778 gene encoding ADP-ribosylation factor 1-like; translation: MGLAISRLVRSLFARKEMRILMVGLDAAGKTTILYKLKLGEIVTTIPTIGFNVETVEYKNVSFTVWDVGGQDKIRPLWRHYFQNTQGLIFVVDSNDRERITEAKDELHRMLSEDELRDATLLVFANKQDLPNALTVSEITDKLGLHSLRQRRWYIQATCATSGQGLYEGLDWLSSNISTKA